One genomic region from Sulfuriflexus mobilis encodes:
- the pyrE gene encoding orotate phosphoribosyltransferase: MKEYQHEFLDFAIATGVLCFGEFTLKSGRLSPYFFNSGLFNTGESLARLGRYYAESIEQSGIEYDCIFGPAYKGIPLVATASVALYDHHQRNVPYVFNRKEAKDHAEGGITVGAKLKGRVLIIDDVISSGMSVDESVEIIRAARATPAGVAISLDRMERGRGSELTAIQAVEKRHGIKVASIVTLDDLITYLEDKPQLAEDLERIRAYRAKYGPKA, encoded by the coding sequence ATGAAAGAATATCAGCACGAATTTCTCGATTTCGCCATCGCCACCGGCGTGCTTTGCTTCGGCGAGTTTACCCTCAAGTCCGGCCGCCTGAGCCCGTACTTCTTCAACAGCGGGCTGTTCAATACCGGCGAGAGCCTCGCCCGCCTCGGTCGCTACTATGCCGAGTCGATCGAGCAAAGCGGCATCGAATATGACTGCATCTTCGGCCCGGCCTACAAGGGTATTCCGCTCGTCGCCACCGCCAGCGTCGCCCTCTATGACCACCACCAGCGCAACGTGCCTTACGTCTTCAACCGCAAGGAGGCCAAGGACCATGCCGAGGGCGGTATCACCGTCGGCGCCAAGCTCAAGGGTCGTGTCTTGATCATTGATGATGTGATCTCATCGGGAATGTCCGTCGATGAGTCCGTGGAAATTATCCGTGCCGCGCGTGCCACCCCGGCCGGTGTGGCAATCTCACTGGACCGCATGGAGCGTGGCCGAGGCAGTGAACTGACCGCCATCCAGGCCGTAGAAAAGCGTCACGGTATCAAGGTTGCCAGTATTGTCACGCTCGACGACCTCATCACCTACCTCGAAGACAAACCGCAACTGGCCGAAGACCTCGAGCGTATCCGCGCCTACCGTGCCAAGTACGGCCCGAAAGCCTGA
- a CDS encoding exodeoxyribonuclease III, whose amino-acid sequence MRIITANVNGIRAAEKKGFFDWMKRQRADVICLQETKAQEHQLEANDYHPKGYHSYFFDAEKKGYSGVALYCRQEPDAVRTGLGWDHCDTEGRWIEADFGNITVVSLYLPSGSTSEERHANKLDFMDKLRAEMKKMRRRKREYVITGDFNTVHKEIDIRNFKSNRKNSGCTDEERQWMDDVLNKDGWVDAFREVVKGPDQYTWWSNRGNARANNVGWRIDYQLVTPGLGDKVKKASVYKEKWFSDHAPLTIDYDI is encoded by the coding sequence ATGCGCATTATTACCGCGAACGTCAACGGCATCCGTGCCGCCGAAAAGAAGGGCTTTTTTGACTGGATGAAGCGTCAGCGCGCCGATGTCATCTGCCTGCAGGAGACCAAGGCCCAGGAGCACCAGCTCGAGGCCAATGACTATCATCCGAAGGGCTATCACAGCTATTTCTTTGATGCCGAGAAAAAGGGCTATAGCGGTGTCGCCCTGTATTGCAGGCAGGAGCCGGATGCCGTACGCACCGGCCTGGGCTGGGACCACTGTGATACCGAGGGCCGCTGGATCGAGGCCGATTTTGGCAATATCACGGTAGTTTCCCTGTACCTGCCTTCCGGTTCAACGAGTGAGGAACGCCACGCCAACAAGCTCGATTTTATGGACAAGCTGCGCGCTGAGATGAAAAAGATGCGCCGCCGTAAGCGCGAATATGTGATCACGGGCGATTTTAATACCGTGCACAAGGAGATCGACATCAGAAACTTCAAGAGCAACCGCAAGAACTCGGGTTGTACGGATGAGGAACGCCAGTGGATGGACGATGTGCTGAACAAGGATGGCTGGGTCGATGCCTTCCGCGAGGTGGTAAAGGGTCCGGACCAATACACCTGGTGGTCAAACCGCGGTAATGCCCGCGCCAACAATGTCGGCTGGCGCATCGATTATCAGCTGGTCACGCCCGGGCTGGGCGACAAGGTGAAAAAGGCCAGTGTCTATAAAGAGAAGTGGTTCTCCGACCATGCGCCGTTGACAATTGATTATGATATCTAG
- a CDS encoding class I SAM-dependent methyltransferase, whose product MVFDKKAHWESVYQQKSPLDVSWYQKEPSLSLELIRGTQVASGEPIIDVGGGASVLVDHLCKEGFTNLAVLDISKEALSCAKKRLGDFARHVEWYEIDITQFNARHQFSLWHDRAVFHFLTDKSDRKAYVKALKNALRSGGHLIIAAFSIGGPEKCSGLDIVQYDVEKLTAELGEEFKLIEVKSEVHITPANKEQKFMYYHFIRIPKNKET is encoded by the coding sequence ATGGTGTTTGACAAAAAAGCGCATTGGGAAAGCGTCTACCAACAAAAATCCCCTTTAGATGTGAGCTGGTACCAAAAGGAACCATCTCTATCATTGGAGCTTATCCGTGGCACACAGGTCGCTAGTGGTGAGCCAATCATTGATGTTGGGGGTGGTGCCTCAGTGCTGGTAGATCACCTGTGCAAGGAAGGTTTCACAAATTTGGCTGTTTTAGATATTTCTAAGGAAGCACTTTCCTGTGCCAAAAAAAGGCTTGGCGATTTTGCACGGCACGTTGAATGGTACGAAATTGATATAACCCAATTTAATGCCAGACATCAGTTCTCACTTTGGCATGATCGAGCTGTGTTTCATTTCCTAACGGATAAATCCGATAGAAAAGCCTACGTCAAGGCATTAAAAAATGCACTAAGGTCAGGCGGGCATCTCATCATTGCAGCATTTTCAATCGGTGGACCGGAAAAATGTAGTGGGCTCGATATCGTGCAATATGATGTAGAGAAACTTACAGCGGAGTTGGGGGAAGAGTTTAAGTTAATAGAGGTGAAAAGCGAAGTGCATATTACTCCAGCCAATAAAGAACAAAAATTTATGTATTACCACTTCATTAGAATACCAAAGAACAAAGAAACCTAA
- a CDS encoding group I truncated hemoglobin, which yields MTEKTLYERLGGYDGITGFIDDLLPRLQSDSQLGRFWQNRGNDGIKREKQLLIDYLCSNAGGPVYYTGRDMKLSHEGMKISEGDWAVFLGHAGDTMVALNVPKQECDDVVAFILSLKNDIVED from the coding sequence ATGACTGAGAAAACACTTTACGAACGTTTAGGCGGTTACGATGGCATCACCGGTTTTATCGATGATTTATTGCCACGATTACAATCAGATTCTCAACTGGGCCGCTTCTGGCAGAACAGAGGTAATGACGGCATCAAAAGAGAGAAACAATTGTTAATTGATTATTTATGTTCAAACGCAGGTGGGCCAGTTTACTATACTGGCCGGGACATGAAATTATCACATGAGGGCATGAAAATAAGTGAAGGTGACTGGGCAGTGTTTTTGGGGCATGCGGGTGATACTATGGTCGCATTAAATGTTCCTAAACAGGAATGTGATGACGTTGTTGCATTTATTTTGAGTTTAAAAAACGACATTGTTGAGGATTAG
- a CDS encoding DsbA family oxidoreductase translates to MTKTRSVRIDYFSDVLCIWAYVAQIRLDELRHAFNQQITLQHHFIPVFGHTEHRISEGWQDKGGFIGFGKHIHKVCVDFPHVEVHEALWCEQAPCSSAPAHQFLKAVQLLEQQGEISSECLSDCQDRTRFEETAWQLRLAFFRDNRRIDTRSELLAIAEEGGLPTAAIEELLDNGQAMAALMRDIELRDEYRIEGSPSYLLNEGRQKLYGNLGYRILEANVREVLDKADNQASWC, encoded by the coding sequence ATGACTAAAACCAGAAGCGTTCGCATTGATTACTTTTCCGATGTCTTATGTATCTGGGCCTACGTGGCCCAGATACGCCTTGATGAACTGCGCCATGCCTTTAACCAGCAAATCACGCTCCAGCATCACTTTATTCCCGTATTCGGTCACACCGAACACCGCATCAGTGAGGGCTGGCAGGACAAGGGGGGATTCATCGGCTTTGGCAAGCATATTCATAAGGTCTGCGTCGACTTCCCGCACGTCGAGGTCCATGAGGCACTCTGGTGTGAACAAGCACCGTGCAGCTCGGCACCCGCCCACCAGTTCCTCAAGGCCGTGCAACTACTCGAACAGCAAGGCGAAATTTCCAGTGAGTGCTTAAGCGATTGCCAGGACCGCACACGCTTTGAAGAAACCGCCTGGCAATTACGCCTGGCCTTTTTCCGCGATAATCGGCGCATCGATACCCGCTCTGAATTACTCGCCATCGCCGAGGAAGGTGGACTGCCCACCGCCGCCATCGAAGAGCTGCTGGATAACGGCCAGGCCATGGCCGCCCTCATGCGCGATATCGAACTGCGCGATGAATACCGCATTGAGGGTTCGCCGTCCTACCTGCTCAATGAGGGTCGGCAAAAACTCTATGGTAACCTCGGCTACCGCATCCTCGAGGCCAATGTCAGAGAAGTCCTCGACAAGGCCGATAACCAAGCCAGTTGGTGCTAA
- a CDS encoding AmpG family muropeptide MFS transporter has protein sequence MSAQPPLHSWREALLVYTRPRVIGMLFLGFSAGLPFLLVFSTLSAWLTVADVSRATIGFFSWIGITYSIKVVWAPVIDRLPFPVLTKHFGKRRGWMLAAQIGIAGGLFGMALTDPRADLTVMALFGLLVAFSSATQDVALDAYRIEAIDKEYQGAMAAMYILGYRIALLVAGAGALYIANFTDWSLTYVVMAMLTSVGMLTVLIIREPAHKISAATREQESHIAELILHASHLPSRLQRLQAWFSSAVVSPFVDFISRYGKLALVILFFVGVYRISDITMGVMANPFYLDLGFSMIDIANISKVFGFFMTIAGAATGGILVVRYGIHRPLILGAVLVAVTNLLFAYMATLGPDKLWLAIVISADNFSGGLAVAAFIAYLSSLTNAAYTATQYALFSSLMTLPAKVLGGFSGVIVEGYGYEWFFSYAALLGVPAIVVAIYLTVSPAARQLQTEANGKKV, from the coding sequence TTGTCTGCACAGCCTCCTCTGCATAGCTGGCGCGAAGCCCTGCTGGTCTACACCCGCCCGCGTGTGATCGGCATGCTGTTTCTCGGCTTCTCCGCCGGCCTGCCGTTCCTGCTCGTATTTTCAACACTCTCTGCCTGGCTGACCGTGGCCGATGTCAGCCGCGCGACCATCGGTTTTTTTAGCTGGATAGGCATTACCTATTCCATCAAGGTGGTCTGGGCACCGGTGATCGATCGCCTGCCATTCCCCGTGCTGACCAAACATTTTGGCAAGCGCCGGGGCTGGATGCTGGCCGCACAGATTGGTATCGCCGGCGGCCTTTTTGGTATGGCCCTGACCGACCCGCGAGCGGACCTGACCGTGATGGCCCTGTTTGGCCTGCTCGTCGCCTTCAGTTCCGCGACCCAGGACGTCGCCCTGGATGCCTATCGCATCGAGGCCATCGATAAGGAATACCAGGGCGCGATGGCGGCCATGTATATCCTTGGTTATCGAATAGCCTTGCTGGTGGCGGGTGCCGGTGCACTATATATAGCGAATTTCACGGATTGGTCCCTGACCTACGTAGTCATGGCCATGCTCACCAGTGTCGGCATGCTGACGGTGTTGATTATCCGTGAGCCGGCGCATAAGATTTCCGCGGCCACGCGCGAACAAGAGTCACATATAGCCGAGCTGATTCTTCATGCCAGCCACCTGCCATCCCGCCTGCAACGCTTGCAGGCCTGGTTCAGCAGTGCGGTGGTCAGCCCGTTTGTTGATTTTATTTCGCGCTACGGCAAGCTGGCCCTGGTCATATTATTTTTTGTCGGCGTCTACCGTATCTCGGATATCACCATGGGTGTGATGGCCAATCCCTTCTATCTTGACCTTGGTTTCAGCATGATTGACATCGCCAATATTTCCAAGGTGTTTGGCTTCTTTATGACAATTGCCGGTGCCGCGACGGGTGGCATCCTTGTGGTGCGCTATGGTATCCACAGGCCGCTCATCCTTGGTGCCGTGCTCGTCGCCGTGACCAATTTATTGTTTGCCTACATGGCGACACTCGGCCCTGACAAGCTCTGGCTGGCGATCGTCATCAGCGCCGATAATTTCTCCGGTGGTCTGGCAGTGGCGGCCTTTATCGCCTATTTATCCAGCCTCACCAATGCAGCGTATACCGCCACGCAATATGCCCTGTTCAGTTCGCTGATGACCCTGCCGGCGAAGGTCCTCGGCGGCTTCTCGGGGGTGATCGTCGAAGGCTACGGGTATGAATGGTTCTTCAGTTATGCCGCGCTGCTCGGTGTGCCGGCGATCGTCGTTGCGATTTACCTGACCGTTAGCCCGGCGGCACGACAACTGCAAACCGAGGCCAATGGCAAGAAGGTCTAA
- the metW gene encoding methionine biosynthesis protein MetW, whose product MSELRPDLQIISEWITPGSRVMDLGCGDGTLLKHLNDTLKVKGYGLEIDIDNIVQCIQSGVNVIQADLDEGLSDFEGAPFDFVVMTQALQAVKHPDRLLNEMLRVGHEGIVTFPNFGHISSRLQLAFGGHMPVTKILPSEWYNTPNIHLCTLTDFEHLCRNNGIHIIERTVVDRSHKAGLGMRLLPNLLGEIAIYRFKRK is encoded by the coding sequence ATGAGCGAACTGCGTCCCGACCTGCAGATCATCAGTGAGTGGATCACCCCCGGTAGTCGCGTCATGGATCTTGGCTGTGGTGATGGCACCCTGCTCAAGCACCTGAATGACACCCTTAAGGTCAAGGGCTATGGTCTTGAGATTGATATCGATAACATCGTCCAGTGTATACAAAGTGGTGTGAATGTTATCCAGGCCGACCTCGATGAAGGCCTCTCTGACTTTGAAGGCGCGCCGTTTGATTTTGTTGTCATGACCCAGGCGCTGCAGGCCGTCAAGCACCCCGATCGGCTACTTAATGAAATGTTGCGCGTCGGTCATGAGGGCATTGTCACCTTTCCCAACTTTGGTCATATTAGCTCACGCCTGCAATTGGCCTTTGGTGGGCACATGCCGGTGACCAAAATCCTGCCCAGCGAGTGGTACAACACGCCGAATATTCACCTCTGCACGCTGACCGACTTTGAGCACCTGTGCCGGAATAACGGCATTCATATTATTGAACGCACCGTGGTGGACCGATCCCATAAGGCCGGTCTGGGGATGCGGTTGTTGCCGAATTTGTTGGGTGAGATTGCGATTTATCGGTTTAAGCGGAAGTAG
- the metX gene encoding homoserine O-succinyltransferase MetX, with protein MPDRIPEDSVGIISPQTMHFDAPLALVCGRTLPQYDLIYETYGEANADKSNAILICHALSSDHHAAGYHSMEDRKPGWWDACIGPGKVIDTNHFYVVSLNNLGGCKGSSGPTSINPATGKTYGPDFPIVTVKDWVKSQALLADRLGIDSWQAVIGGSLGGMQVLQWSIDYPDRIRNAAVIASAPKLTAQNIGFNEVSRQAIMTDPEFHEGRYSEHGVVPRRGLMLARMLGHITYLSDDAMREKFGRELREGRINYGFDVEFQVESYLRYQGQSFVDRFDANTYLLMTKALDYFDPAADYDHDLSKALSHARANFLVISFSSDWRFAPERSREIVRALRNNNHNVSYADIEAPHGHDAFLLPIQHYLDVFGAWMSQRVKEVSA; from the coding sequence ATGCCTGATCGCATCCCGGAAGACTCCGTTGGCATAATCAGCCCGCAGACGATGCATTTCGATGCCCCGCTGGCGCTGGTCTGTGGTCGCACGCTGCCGCAATACGACCTCATCTACGAGACCTACGGCGAAGCCAATGCCGATAAATCGAACGCCATCCTGATCTGCCATGCCCTGTCCTCGGACCACCATGCCGCCGGTTACCACAGCATGGAAGATCGCAAACCCGGCTGGTGGGATGCCTGTATCGGCCCCGGCAAGGTCATCGACACAAATCACTTTTATGTCGTCAGTCTGAATAATCTCGGTGGCTGCAAGGGCAGTTCCGGGCCAACCAGTATCAACCCGGCCACTGGCAAGACCTACGGCCCGGACTTTCCCATCGTCACCGTCAAAGACTGGGTAAAGAGCCAGGCCCTGCTCGCCGACCGGCTCGGCATCGACAGCTGGCAAGCCGTGATCGGCGGCAGCCTCGGTGGTATGCAGGTGCTGCAATGGAGTATCGATTACCCTGACCGCATCAGGAATGCCGCCGTCATCGCCTCGGCACCAAAATTGACCGCGCAGAATATCGGTTTTAACGAGGTTTCGCGTCAGGCCATTATGACCGACCCCGAGTTCCATGAAGGTCGCTACAGCGAACACGGCGTGGTGCCGCGCCGGGGCCTGATGCTCGCGCGTATGCTCGGACACATTACGTATCTTTCCGATGATGCGATGCGCGAAAAGTTTGGCCGTGAACTCCGCGAAGGACGTATCAACTATGGCTTCGATGTCGAGTTTCAGGTCGAGAGTTACCTGCGCTATCAGGGCCAGAGCTTCGTCGACCGTTTCGATGCCAACACCTACCTGCTCATGACCAAGGCCCTCGACTACTTTGACCCTGCCGCCGACTATGACCATGACCTGAGCAAGGCCCTGTCACATGCGCGGGCAAACTTCCTGGTGATTTCATTCAGCAGCGACTGGCGTTTTGCCCCGGAACGTTCGCGCGAGATCGTGCGTGCGCTGCGTAACAACAATCACAATGTCAGCTATGCCGATATCGAGGCCCCTCATGGCCATGATGCCTTTTTGCTGCCCATTCAGCATTACCTCGATGTCTTCGGCGCCTGGATGAGCCAGCGGGTGAAGGAGGTCTCCGCATGA
- a CDS encoding dynamin family protein, with translation MNNELMQQVEAYAKWKNDLIREIGNYQAWLEDNGLSAPENDLRIYETLEALKSDRITIAFVAEVSRGKTELINTLFFSQYKRRLLPSQAGRTTMCPTELFYDSSAERPYIRLLPIETRLDEKSIAELKQDEIEWTNINLDIDSADSLAEAFSEVTRTKRVSVERARELGLYDEQQYAHLESQDITTTHIEIPRWRHAMINFPHPMLEQGLVVLDTPGLNAIGSEPELTLNMLPNAQAVLFLIGADTGVTKSDMDMWHHHINTYRLSHNKGLLVVMNKIDTLWDELKEPKAIHDSIESQCRKTAEELRIDRDNIFPVSAQKGLLARVKEDDVLLNNSGLPALEHALSRDILPEKHHIISENIIAEIGAMIENDRTTLQARVDQTNKQHAELQTLCGKNADVIMHLLKKTREEQIVYNKNVENLSTSKRIMGNYAAKLLEQLDLTTLDKLVAQTRKDMTGSWTTAGMKGGMKSFFDNVTQTMDNASTQALEIHKLVRAIYHKFHKEHGFKDMKPKLFTTDRFKKELDLLYREAELFRKSPVTTMSEQGFVVKKFFISMVSKARNIFFNANQEASRWSKEVIGPITAQVKEHKQAIEKRLETLRRISESRDTLEGKIEELEKELQSLEGQLSAINLMLEVVKRPFVAPLSSDEDSAAAADAS, from the coding sequence ATGAATAATGAGTTAATGCAGCAGGTCGAGGCCTACGCAAAATGGAAAAACGACCTGATCCGCGAGATCGGCAATTACCAGGCATGGCTGGAAGACAACGGCCTGAGCGCGCCGGAAAATGATCTGCGCATCTACGAAACCCTCGAGGCCCTGAAGTCAGACAGGATCACGATTGCCTTTGTCGCCGAAGTCTCACGTGGCAAGACTGAGCTTATCAATACCCTGTTCTTTTCGCAGTACAAGCGCCGCCTGCTGCCCTCACAGGCCGGCCGCACCACCATGTGCCCAACCGAACTGTTTTACGATAGCAGCGCCGAGCGTCCCTATATCCGCCTGTTGCCCATTGAAACCCGCCTGGATGAAAAGAGCATTGCCGAATTAAAGCAGGATGAGATCGAGTGGACCAACATCAACCTCGATATCGATTCCGCCGACAGTCTCGCCGAGGCCTTCTCTGAGGTCACGCGTACCAAGCGTGTCAGCGTTGAGCGTGCCAGGGAACTCGGTCTCTATGATGAGCAACAGTATGCGCATCTCGAATCGCAGGACATTACCACCACGCACATCGAAATCCCGCGCTGGCGTCACGCCATGATCAACTTCCCGCACCCGATGCTGGAACAGGGCCTGGTCGTGCTCGATACCCCGGGGTTGAACGCTATTGGCAGCGAGCCGGAACTGACCCTGAACATGCTGCCGAATGCACAGGCGGTGCTGTTTTTGATTGGTGCCGATACCGGCGTCACCAAGTCTGACATGGACATGTGGCATCACCATATCAATACCTACCGCCTCAGCCACAACAAGGGCCTGTTGGTGGTGATGAACAAGATCGACACACTCTGGGACGAGCTCAAGGAACCCAAGGCAATCCACGACAGTATCGAGAGCCAGTGCAGGAAAACCGCTGAAGAACTCCGCATTGATCGTGACAATATTTTCCCTGTCTCGGCGCAGAAAGGCCTGCTGGCGCGCGTCAAGGAGGATGATGTGCTACTCAACAACAGTGGCCTGCCGGCACTCGAACATGCCCTGAGCCGTGATATTTTGCCCGAGAAACACCATATCATCAGCGAGAACATCATCGCCGAGATCGGTGCCATGATCGAGAATGACCGCACCACCCTGCAGGCGCGTGTCGATCAGACCAACAAACAACATGCTGAATTGCAGACCCTTTGCGGTAAGAATGCCGACGTCATTATGCACCTGCTGAAAAAGACCCGCGAGGAGCAGATTGTTTACAACAAGAACGTCGAGAACCTGAGCACCAGCAAACGCATCATGGGCAATTATGCCGCCAAGCTGCTTGAGCAACTCGACCTGACCACCCTCGACAAGCTCGTGGCGCAGACCCGCAAGGACATGACAGGCAGCTGGACCACCGCCGGGATGAAGGGCGGCATGAAGTCCTTCTTTGATAACGTAACCCAGACTATGGACAATGCCTCGACACAGGCACTCGAGATCCACAAACTGGTACGTGCGATCTATCACAAGTTCCACAAGGAGCACGGTTTCAAGGATATGAAACCAAAGCTGTTCACCACTGATCGTTTCAAGAAGGAACTCGACCTGCTCTACCGCGAGGCCGAGTTGTTCCGCAAGAGCCCGGTAACAACAATGAGTGAGCAGGGCTTCGTGGTGAAGAAGTTCTTTATCTCCATGGTCAGCAAGGCACGCAATATCTTCTTCAACGCTAACCAGGAGGCCAGCCGCTGGTCCAAAGAGGTCATCGGGCCTATCACCGCCCAGGTCAAGGAACACAAACAGGCCATTGAGAAGCGCCTGGAGACCCTGCGCCGCATCAGCGAGTCGCGTGACACCCTGGAAGGCAAGATCGAGGAACTGGAAAAGGAATTGCAGTCACTCGAAGGCCAGTTATCGGCCATCAATCTGATGCTCGAGGTGGTCAAAAGGCCGTTTGTTGCACCGCTATCGAGTGACGAAGATAGCGCCGCTGCCGCCGACGCCTCCTGA
- a CDS encoding DUF167 family protein, with the protein MDTFYRWQGEDLILLVRLQPRASRDEIIGEQDGRLKIRLTAPPVEGKANGLLRKFLAKTCGVAPQQVMLESGDSQRNKRLRIRAPRQLPPGVTRGNE; encoded by the coding sequence ATGGACACCTTCTACCGCTGGCAGGGAGAAGACCTGATCCTGCTGGTGCGCCTGCAGCCGCGGGCCAGTCGTGATGAAATCATCGGCGAACAAGACGGCCGCCTGAAGATCCGCCTCACCGCGCCGCCGGTCGAGGGCAAGGCCAATGGCCTGTTGCGCAAATTTCTTGCCAAGACCTGTGGTGTTGCCCCGCAACAGGTCATGCTGGAGAGCGGCGACAGCCAACGCAACAAGCGCCTGCGCATCCGCGCGCCACGACAACTCCCGCCGGGAGTGACCCGTGGGAATGAGTAA
- a CDS encoding YggT family protein produces the protein MGNGYLAAPIIFLIDTLFGLYILVVMLRFLLQTVRADFYNPISQFIVKVTNPALRPLRRLIPGWGGIDNASLVLLFALQCVALLLLGLFSGAFGDGLSIPGLLMASITKLVSLLLYVYLFGIFILALLSWINPGTYNPVASVIANLTEPLMRPARRLIPPIGGMDLSPMAVILGIYILRMLLMPPLIGLTVKLGFPVGLARIVFY, from the coding sequence ATGGGTAATGGTTACCTCGCCGCACCGATTATCTTCCTCATTGATACCCTGTTTGGCCTGTACATACTCGTTGTCATGCTGCGTTTTTTGCTACAGACCGTGCGCGCCGATTTCTACAATCCTATCTCGCAATTTATCGTCAAGGTCACCAACCCGGCCCTGCGACCGCTTCGCCGCCTGATCCCCGGCTGGGGTGGCATCGATAATGCCTCGCTGGTGCTGTTGTTCGCCCTACAGTGTGTGGCGCTGCTGCTGCTCGGCCTTTTCAGCGGTGCTTTCGGTGATGGCCTGAGCATTCCCGGCCTGCTCATGGCCAGCATCACCAAGCTGGTCTCGCTCCTTTTATATGTCTACCTGTTCGGCATCTTTATCCTCGCGCTGCTGAGCTGGATCAACCCCGGTACCTACAACCCCGTCGCCTCCGTGATCGCCAACCTCACCGAACCCCTGATGCGCCCGGCTCGTCGGCTGATCCCACCGATCGGTGGCATGGACCTCTCACCCATGGCCGTGATCCTGGGCATCTATATCCTACGCATGCTGCTCATGCCGCCGCTCATCGGCCTGACCGTAAAACTCGGCTTCCCCGTCGGCCTGGCACGGATCGTCTTCTACTAG
- the proC gene encoding pyrroline-5-carboxylate reductase translates to MTTSHIAFIGGGNMAASIIGGLIADGYAADCIHVAEPDADKRAALASRYGIHTETDNSAAVAKAQAVVLATKPQALHEICSAMAEAVQQQQPLIISIAAGIRSSDIDRWLGGNTAIVRSMPNTPAMVQSGATGLYANAQVSASQHELAESIMRAVGITLWLGNEAQLDAVTALSGSGPAYFFYVMEVMASAGKALGLEADAARLLAIQTAFGAAKLALESSEDPAILRERVTSPGGTTERALSVLREGGLEALFIEALQSANDRAAELADQLGAK, encoded by the coding sequence ATGACTACATCTCATATTGCCTTCATCGGTGGCGGTAACATGGCCGCCAGCATTATCGGTGGCCTGATTGCTGATGGTTACGCCGCCGATTGTATCCACGTCGCCGAGCCCGATGCCGACAAACGTGCGGCTCTCGCCAGCCGCTACGGTATCCATACTGAGACCGATAACTCTGCGGCCGTTGCCAAGGCCCAGGCCGTGGTACTGGCCACCAAGCCCCAGGCCCTGCACGAGATCTGCAGTGCCATGGCCGAGGCCGTGCAACAACAGCAACCCTTGATCATTTCCATCGCCGCCGGCATCCGCAGTAGCGACATCGATCGCTGGCTGGGAGGCAATACGGCGATAGTCCGTTCCATGCCGAATACCCCGGCAATGGTGCAGAGCGGGGCCACCGGCCTGTATGCCAATGCACAGGTCAGCGCCAGTCAGCACGAACTGGCCGAATCCATCATGCGGGCAGTCGGTATCACCCTGTGGCTGGGGAATGAGGCCCAGCTTGACGCGGTCACCGCCCTCTCCGGCAGTGGCCCGGCCTACTTTTTCTATGTCATGGAGGTGATGGCGAGCGCCGGCAAGGCCCTCGGCCTTGAGGCCGATGCGGCCCGCTTGCTGGCTATCCAGACCGCCTTCGGCGCCGCCAAACTGGCCCTCGAATCCAGCGAAGACCCGGCCATCCTGCGCGAACGCGTCACCTCGCCGGGCGGCACCACCGAACGCGCCTTGTCCGTGCTGCGCGAGGGCGGGCTCGAGGCGCTGTTTATCGAGGCACTGCAGTCCGCCAATGACCGCGCTGCCGAACTGGCCGACCAACTGGGGGCAAAATAA